Within Lolium rigidum isolate FL_2022 chromosome 5, APGP_CSIRO_Lrig_0.1, whole genome shotgun sequence, the genomic segment CAAGTCAGTGGATGTTGAGCTTTGACCGGATCTACTTGTGTGTAGAGTTTGTTGATCCATGTCGTCACAATGGCATGTTAACTTTGCTGATTGTTGTGCATGGACAGTTTGTGGTGACGGGATCACGGGACTGCATTTCCGTGTGGAAAGTTGGAGATTTTGATAATAATGGACATTAACAATATTTGATTTTTTGTTTATTAGGTAGATATCGGCATGCCTAGTTTGTACAATCTTAAGAATCGAGAGCATGTTTGAAAGTGGAAACAATTTTTTTTAAACGTAAGGCGTGGAAACAATTATTTTGAGGGTATGGTTGATTGATTCTGTGAAATGCCATTGACTGGGCCATATAACGaatataatacatatgctttattattggATCAGTGAGGATATGGTTGTGCTGAAGGCATGACTATTCTCATCAGAAAATACAGTGTGTTCATGCTTCAACATTGGGTTAGTGAGTCGAATAATGTATATTCAATTCTAACTAAGTTAAGAAATCAGAACTTCAGTAGATTAAGCTCTATAGATGCTTCCCCTCAAGGTCTTCTTGTGATGGGATAACTAATTGGTTCCAGCACCTCTCATCattaaaaaaaaacctttgggtAATTGCTATTCAGTTACTTGGACCTACATTAGAGTGTATTTACTATTTGGTAGATTCTGTCCTTTCGTCGTGAAGTAATACTTTAATATCCATAGGTAGAATAACAAAATATTTATGTGATAGAGTACACAATAAAAATGTAAAGTATATGTTTAAAGTAGTACAAATACTATCAGAGTTACATTTTGTCCAACATACAAAACAAGGAAATAACATTTGAAGACGTTTTGTACTTCTGTTTCTCACACACTATGATATTACTGTCAGCATAATTGGAGACTCACTTTAGTTTTCTGGCCCCCTTTGGATAATTCAGTCCAGAGCTCTACAAGTCAAGAGTTTTGGAACTTAATGCTAGTGATGAACGGGGAATTAATGTGGTGAGGACGAAGATAAAAGATTTTGCTGCTGTGGCTGTTGGTTCTGCACGGAAAGCGTAAGCTGAATGCAATTAGATTTTTTTTCGGTTTTCATCTGATAGTTACATTCTTGATGTCTATTTCTGATTTGCTATGGCCTTCAGTGGTTATCCCTGCCCACCATACAAGATTATTATACTAGATGAAGCAGATTCAATGACAGAAGATGCCCAGGTACAATAcagtatgtagcactcatatattGTTATTGTTCCAGTTCTTAATATGGTATGTGTCAGTTGGTGATACCATGAGCTTTTCCACAGAATGCGTTGAGGCGTACTATGGAGACTTATTCCAAAGTGACAAGATTCTTTTTCATATGCAATTATATCAGCAGGTAATCAGGAATCTGTTCATGTACTTTTTCCTGTAGTGCATTATTTATTTAATCTATGAACCCACGATTATTCTGCAATGCAGGATAATAGAGCCACTGGCATCAAGATGTGCAAAGTTTAGGTTCAAGCCTCTATCAGAAGATGTGATGACCAACCGCATCTTGCATATATGCAATGAAGAAGGGCTCACTCTGGATGCTCAGGTGACCTTACAGTTTTCACTTCAAATATTCTCAGCTCAAGCGTTGCTGCAAAACATCTAATCAGTTGTTTGCTTATATTGGCTTATTGAGTTGCTTCTGTATTTTCCATATCAGGCATTGTCCACATTAAGTGCCATCTCTCAAGGAGATCTTCGTCGTGCTATAACTTACCTTCAGGTCTGATGGTTTCCTCAGTACCCTTTGTATTATACTATGGTTTAAGTGTGTTCATTTCGTTTTACTTTTTCTTGTTGCAGAGTGCAGCTCGCTTATTCGGATCTTCTATTTCTTCCAACGACTTGATTAGTGTTTCAGGGGTACTTCTCTCACTTTCTTGCAAATGGCTAACTTACATGCCATGTTACCAATCTTGGTACTtcctgtaacatagtgttataccAAAACCTGCATGCTTGATAAAGTTGGTTCTCTTGAACTAAGTGGATTTTGGACCAGGTTTTGGTAAGGTTCTGCACATGTGTGATCAAATTATTTAGTTGCACACTCATGTCGTGATAACTTTTACTGTGAAAAAGTTGGTTGTTTGAACATAAAACTGTTTTTTCTTTGTCTTCTCTTGGTAGTTCAAACTATTTTGTTCATGAAGTTGGTCTTCCTTTATCAGGCTATCCCTGAAGATATTGTCAAGTCATTGCTAGCAGCATGCAAATCTGGTGAATTTGATGTGGCAAACAAGGAAGTTAGCAACATTATTGCAGATGGATATCCAGTTTCCCAGCTGCTCTCACAGGTCAGCTATGTTTACGTTTTGCATAGATGCCATAATGTAATTACCTGTTGTTTTCATCTTATAAGTACCACTAGCTAACTAATGTGCTCACATTCAGTTTCTAGATGTGATTGTCAATGCGGATGATATTCCAGATGAGCAGAAGGCAAGAATATGTAAAAAGCTTGGGGAAGCGGATAAGGTTTGTCTAATGTTTATATGCTACGTGTTGCACTAGATAGCCAACTGGAATTCTAGTATGACAACAACCCTTTTTTTAACCTTTGTTCTCGTGAGTTGCATGTTTGTATAGAGAAACCTAGAACATCAGAGAAAGATAAAAGCAAAGGAAAATTTGATGactgagtattatgatggagGATAAGTAATCTTATGCTTCCCTGTTTCTTGGAAGGCCGACATGAGTATTTCAGCAATATCAATCAAAGTTAGAATAAACTTTTGGTTTACAGTTGAAatagttccagcttttcaatatgCTGTGACGTGATGATACACTGATCTCCAAAGAGTTGGCCCTTCTGTTCCATTCTCATTATCCTTCTATATTTGGAACTTGCAGTGCTTGGTCGATGGGGCAGATGAGTACTTACAGCTTCTGGATATGGCTAGCGAGACAATCCGTGCTCTTCTTAACATCCCCCAAGGTCTGGTCTTCTAAGAGAAGATCATGGAGATGAACAGGGATATTGATGCCGGTTGTCTGCAAACGATGGCAAATATATCTTGCGCCTCCTTCCAGTTTAAGATGCAGAAGAAGCCTAGCCTCACTCTTGTCGTACTCTTGTGTTATTTTTAGTCTAGGTAACGCTTTATATGCGATGAACTCACCTATCCTTGACCAACTGAATTGTGCCTGAATATGTCACAGCTTCGGCTTGTCACCGCGTTCATCATACTTGCTTTCTCTTGCATCATACTCCGTATTACGTGTGACATGATTATTACAACCTAAGAGCAATAGTGGCGCCTTATCACCACCCTCAACGGTTTCAGTCTCAGCTGAATATcatgaaaagtaaaaaaaaaaacatgtgcaGATATGCTTCTACCTTTTGTATTTTAATCAACCTGTGAATGCATATAAAGATGGACAGCCAGCTTCCAACTTGAAACGAAAAGTGTTCATGTGGTAAGCGCACAACAGCATGGTTCACTAGGGCATGAACAGAGAAGATAGCTTTTCATATATACTTCATCTGTCCTCTAGAAAAGAAATATGTTATACCATTGGTCATGTGCATGTGCCAGTATAAAAATATATGAGTAAAACAATTAGGAAGACGTGCAATGAAGAGATGACCCTTGATATAACGGAGAAAATTGCTATGTCTTGATATGAAGAAAAAGTATATCGACCTCTTCTCTTTTCCAACAATGGCAACAGTGGTATCACCATATGCCAATTGTACATGCCTTTAGCTTACGTAGGCAGGAATCACTTAAATATGCGAGAAGCATGTTGCTTGGATAAAAATAGCAAAGAAAATTATCCCGTTCAGGGTTCAAATCACCCTTTTTTCAACCAAGACAAACTATTCATCCATAGTGGGGAACGACATGTGTCATTTATATAAAGCTGCAATATGGTAGGCTGTATTTGAGCTCCGCAATGCATTCACTATTTTGACATTATTTTCCATCTTTATCTTTGTTTGGgacatactacctccatctcaaaggtcaaggcttatattatttttagaaagttaaaTTATGTCAAGTTTAAccaagtttttataaaaaatcattaacgtacaaaatacatagatagataatgaaatatattttcatatgatatctacaAATATCAcatttgttgatagattcttctcaaactttatttggtttgatctttttctaaaaatataagccttaagtcttggaatggaggtagtatatgttTTCTCCAATTCCTAGAGAAGTTGAATCATTCTTTGTTAAATTGACATAGAGAATGCATTGCATTTTGATCGGTCATTTCTCCATTTAATTTGATAAACAACGAGACCATTCATCTCCATAGAAACATCTACAAAATTATTCGAAGAGAATGATGAAGTTGCACACACAGCGTACTTTGGCTACCCGGAATGAGGCGACGGTCTGTCTCACATGAAGATGTGTATGTGTGGGCCGTAATCACTATTATCAGCAAACCAATGCATACTTGTATACCAACACATTTTACGTATTATCATATTGGAATACTTCAACATATTGAGCAAGGTCGCAAGACTCCATGCTATTTCCGTTATTGAACACATGAATTGGTGGGTGAGGATGATGGCTGTTGGATTCCGCATGAGCACATATGTTTGCAAATTTGTTGAGATGGTCTTATTACTCCATCCTACATGTAAACGAACTAGTCGGACTAACTCGTCTCCGGATTTTAGGCCTCGTTGTTACATATATAAGAACATGAATATATCGCCGCGAGTGATTGCCATTTCCGTAGGAGTAAATATAGGTAGTGAATCATGTTAGTGTAGCCCATATTTGTCTTGTCCCTCAATTCACATGGCATAACTATTCTCGGGCAAATTATAGCAAAATatgtgagaaaacaccttttaatAACCATGAGGTTCTAGTAAAAAATTGTGCCACTGGATCTAGATCCAATAGCCCCTGCCCTCACTACTTTGtatacaaaccaaaccctaaacctttctccTCACCACCGCCACTGTCGCATCCTCCCACATGAGCCTCTTGTTAGATCTGATCACACTGTAGGTGTTGATAAGTGAACACCTTCATACACTGGCGGAGCTTGGGCCAACTGGGGGTGGGGGATAGGCTAGTTTATAAGGCTTCAAAGCCTAAATGTTGAACTACACTAAGCCTTCATAACCTCATTGTAGCTTGCACCAGCAACACCCGTGACTTTTGATACTTTGTTGTTCCATTTGGTACACATTGTCGTtccatttgttgtagccatcAACCACCATCCTCTAGGATATTGGTATGGCCTTCAAGACCACATCTTGGCGCGCGTGCCACTACACCTTTCTCCTCTCTATTCATTGGTATCAGAAGCCGAACAATCCAACAACCCGTTGTTG encodes:
- the LOC124654517 gene encoding replication factor C subunit 2, which codes for MAPLVPSSQPWVEKYRPRQVKDVAHQEEVVRVLTNTLQTADLPHMLFYGPPGTGKTTTALAIAFQLYGPELYKSRVLELNASDERGINVVRTKIKDFAAVAVGSARKAGYPCPPYKIIILDEADSMTEDAQNALRRTMETYSKVTRFFFICNYISRIIEPLASRCAKFRFKPLSEDVMTNRILHICNEEGLTLDAQALSTLSAISQGDLRRAITYLQSAARLFGSSISSNDLISVSGAIPEDIVKSLLAACKSGEFDVANKEVSNIIADGYPVSQLLSQFLDVIVNADDIPDEQKARICKKLGEADKCLVDGADEYLQLLDMASETIRALLNIPQGLVF